Within the Emys orbicularis isolate rEmyOrb1 chromosome 5, rEmyOrb1.hap1, whole genome shotgun sequence genome, the region CTCCTGGGAATCACCCAACCTCCTGCTTGGCACAGGAGGAGAAGCAGTCACCAGCTCACTCACAGGGCAGAGGGCGACAGGCAGTCCAGCACAGTCCCCGGGCCCACCCTGCAGGGACCCAGAGAGGACAGCACCCTGCATGGCTCCTGCCGGATTCTGAGCCCCATGGCCCCTCCCAGAGGAAGGTGCAGAGTAGGGGCTGCGGCACAGGAGGTTATATCTCTCCCAGGTCTTCATAGATGGGCATTAGAGCATTCTCATCCACAGACAGCTCCTGCCCTGGCACTCGCAGGGGCTTCAGCACCTGGCTGTACAGCACctcattgttgttgttgttgttgttgaagccAGATCTGACACCTGGTTTGTCGGGAGCCAGGTTCACACGCCATTTGCTGGGCTCTGGGCTCCTCTCAGCGCCTTTGGGAATGAACACGGactggggcttgggggcagggatgggcttGGGACCTTTGGGCCCGGCTTTGTGCTGGAAGGCAGGCACTGAGTAGTCGTCAGTTCTGGGATTGTAGGGATACTCATACCCGCCCTCGTCTTCGATGCCCTGCGTGCGCCAGGCCTCGCCTGTTGGCCGCGCCTCATCGTAGATGGAGGTGTTGGCAGGCACTGGGTGGGGGGCCCGCCCCTCGGGCTCATCATAGATGTGCTCCCTGCATCTCGGCAGCCTCTCAGCTTGGCTGTTCCCCGCTGGCTGGACCCTGTCGTACAGGCCTGAGTACAGACAGCCAGGTTTCCTGAGCTTTGCCTCTTCCTGGGCAGGGCCATGACCCATGGCCCCACCTCCAGGCTTGCTGTCGATGGGGTCTGAGTACAGCGGGTCCAGCCTGGCTCGGATGCCCTTCACTGCGTCCATGGGCTCTGAGTACAAGCTGGCTGGGTCCTCAGAAGGGAGCAGGGCCCTGGGTACCTTGGGCAGCGGGGAGCGTGGGGGCGTGCTGGGGTGAGCAGGCTTGGGTGGCACCGGGGGCTCTGGGAGAGTGCGAGCCTTCAGCAGGGCTATGGCGTCCCTCTCCTCCGGAGCAGCACTGAGCTTTGCTGCCAGCCCAGCTTTGGGCACCGTTGGGCCATCCCCCTCGGCAGGCAGCTCAAGGCTCAGCGAGTCAGCCAGGGCATTGCGGatcagcaccacactggggcagTCCAAGTCCAGGGAGTCGCAGCTCTGTCTGTTCTCCTCTACCTGGGCTTTCTGCTCCCGAATGGAGGCCTCCACTAGCCGGAAGATCTCATTCCCCTGCTTGGTCTCAAATGTGAAGTTCCCAGGCCCAGACTCGCAGCGCCTGCCAGCTTCAAAGGAGAACATCACCTGCCGGGGAGAGGTAGAGGGTCAGTGTCCCAACCAGCCCAAAAGAGCCTCCCAGCAGCCCTGAGCCCATGCACGC harbors:
- the DOK1 gene encoding docking protein 1; translated protein: MDPAAKEGRLYVQQGHKFGAKRWKKNWFVLYPASQHGVARLEFFDCKDPGAPAEKLSTKRLDKKIIRLADCLSVAPMPESGPKDSTAVFRLETSDRSYLFAAEKEQSAEWVKKLCEIAFSGNSTSLAQPGCSKESDVGAPALEMAVNSIYYSREEVNAFWVTVQRTEAAERCALHGAYMLKAEQDSLILKEPRTQETLYTWPYRLLRRYGRDKVMFSFEAGRRCESGPGNFTFETKQGNEIFRLVEASIREQKAQVEENRQSCDSLDLDCPSVVLIRNALADSLSLELPAEGDGPTVPKAGLAAKLSAAPEERDAIALLKARTLPEPPVPPKPAHPSTPPRSPLPKVPRALLPSEDPASLYSEPMDAVKGIRARLDPLYSDPIDSKPGGGAMGHGPAQEEAKLRKPGCLYSGLYDRVQPAGNSQAERLPRCREHIYDEPEGRAPHPVPANTSIYDEARPTGEAWRTQGIEDEGGYEYPYNPRTDDYSVPAFQHKAGPKGPKPIPAPKPQSVFIPKGAERSPEPSKWRVNLAPDKPGVRSGFNNNNNNNEVLYSQVLKPLRVPGQELSVDENALMPIYEDLGEI